Below is a genomic region from Tolypothrix sp. NIES-4075.
ACACATCGATAAATCTGCCAAACTGTAAGCGTTGCGTGTGAGCAATACTGCATCCATTAACTCAAATGTTGCATATGAGTGCTCGACACAAACACTCATATGCTGCTTGACGGAAATCACTTAATTGTGCAAAAACATCCATAACGGTTGATTAGACTTGGTTGTGCTTCTCTCATCTTCCGTTGGGAGGTGTCTGCTATAACCGCAGCCCTCCTTTGATTTTTTTATACTCACTACATCTAGTGCTTCCGCAATGCGATCGCCTGCTCATAGTCTAAACTCCAGTTTTAAGGGAACAGATAAGGACAACCCCAGTGAGCCAACCAAACCACAAATTAAACCTGGGCTGTACCGTCAAAATATGTGGTTAGGGGAAAAATCACAATCTGAGTTAGGGAAAACTGCTATCTCGCAAATGATTGCATCCTTTCCCAATGGGCTGAAAGATTTTGGAGAACAAGTTGAACTTGAAGCAGCAAAACTCAAAGAAGCATTAGATGACCCTCGCAAAATAGCCCAACTATATTGTGAGAAATACGAAAAACGCAAAGCCTTCCTCGAACAGCAAGCTGCCGAACTGGAGGAAGAAGCAACCGTCGATCCAGAAGTAACAGAAGAGTTAGAAACCCTACGAGAACGAGTTGCTACCGATACAAGTATTTACAAACTCATTAAAACTGACCTCGAAGGGTTGGGACAACTCCTAGAAACTGAGAAAATTCAAAGAGAACTCGCCCGATTTGTCCAAGGGGAGTGGCAAGATATCTCAGTTGGCAAAACCCTCACCTTTGAGCGGGCAATGGTCATTCCCTCTAAAGACCTCCAAAATGGTGAAGTCTGCATTCCCCATTACCAAGACGGAGAAGAAGTTCTCAATTTCCGCTCCCCCTTCCTCAACTCAAATGGTCTATGCGTCTCAACTAACAACATCAACCAAAATATTCTTCCAGCCTGAATTAAGTGAAGGGCAAATTAAGCTGATGTACCTTCATGCTTACCAAATTGCCGAAAATTTATATAATTCAATTCCTGAAGATCAAAAGCTAGCGATGGCTGCTGCTACTTGGGCAGTATCAACCACCCGTGAAGGTTCTAACTCCAAAAATCAAAATCAGGTTGAACAAGAAGTTGAAAGACAAAAGAAAGTATCAAATTTTGTTTATGCTAGCTTCCCTCAAGAAATTCTCAAGCAGATAGAGACACTTCAATTTACTGATTTTACCCTTACAGGACACGACCGTAAAAGTCAAATAATCAAGTTAGAAAATCAAGTATCTCCTCAAGAAGTTAGATTTAACATTAGCGAACATAAAGACAGTAAAGGTAATACTGTAATTAGAGATGTAATCGAAGTAAAAAGTCTTGTAACAGGAAAGTATGAAACCTTTGCTAACATCAATGCTACTGATGGTAAGCTCCCCATCGGTACAACCGCAACTGGTAATATTGAAAGAGGAGAAGTGTATACAGCCACAATTACAACAAAAATACCTGGACTACCCCAATTAAATTTCCAAGCTAAAGAATTACAAAAATTTCAATGTAAAGACCAAAATTTTTCTGGAGAGCAAGTAAATTTAACCATCATCAAAGATAAGCTGGAACGGGAAGATTATGTTATCACCTTTAAAAGCGGTAATAAGGAAGAAAAATTAGGTACTCTTTCCAAAGAATCGGTAAAAGTGGGAATAGAACAGGGCTGGCTAGCAGAAAAACCGGGTCAAAGTGGTCAAAAGTTACAATTAGAAATCACGAGCATAGCTATAGGTGAAAATGCCTTTGCAATTGGTAAAACATCCAATGGCAATCTTGTCAGAATAGATATTAACGACAAGTTGAAAAATAGAGAATTTAAAGGACAAGAGATATCAGTAACAATTATATCAATTGGTAGTGTTGCACCCCGCACCACCTCTGAAGGTATTGCATCTGCTGTAATTACCAAATATAATCAACAAGTACAGCTAACTCAGATTCTCGCCAAACTTGAAACCAATACTGTCCAAACTGCATATAGTGGAGACAGCGATCGCGCTCTATATCAAAGTCTCATAAATGGACTAACCGAAGCAGCCAGCACTGGCTACAAATCCATCCGCATCGAAAGTAGCAACAACAAGTTTCTTGAAAACTTCCTTTTTTGTTGTCCGCGTGAAGACCTCAAACCACTCCACGAACAAGCTAAAACACTCCTACAACAATTCGATAAACACGAACTTAGCTGGCAGCACAGCCAAATCAATCCTGCTTACCAACTTGCCAGGACAACTGCCCATAAACTAGTAGTCCACCAAGCAAACTTTGCTGGGTCAGGTCGTCGGGTATAAGCGCTCCATCTTTTGGCGTGCATCCGTGGTTTGAAAGCGCCAATTGACACTTGCTCGCTTATGATTGCGTTGTTGCTCCCAGGCTGCGATTTCTGATTTTAATAATTGGCGATCGCCAATCCGTCTCTCTAAACATTGACGAGATAAAACGGACAATTCAATCTCCACCTGGTTAAGCCAACTGGCATGTTTTGGGGTGTAGTGAAACTCGCGCTTTTTGAACAATTCTACGCGCTTCTTGCGGCTCAAAAACTTCATACAATGCGGCTGGATTATGGATGTTTAGGTTATCAACGACCAAACGAATAACGTCAGCCTCCCGGCAATAAATATCTACTAAATCCTTCATTTGCTTTGCAAAATCTACCTTTGTGCGCTGCTCTGTAACTTCAATATGTCGCCATCCAGCTAATGGTTGAAAATACGCAAATAAATTAACACTGCCGTTACGCTTATACTCGCAATCATAACGCTCTGGTTGGTCGGGTTCAGGAGGCAACGGTTGCCTAACCTCTTCTACGAGTTGATATGGACTCTCATCAAAACAAACTACCGGACGTTTTGCATCGTAGGGCTCATTGTATAAATCCAACAAATCTTCCATTCTGAGAACATACTCTGCATTCACTTCTGGAATACACCACTGCTCTTTAAGCCACGGCTTAACTTCGTTTTTTTTAAAGTTTGGCGCACTGTTTCATCTGAAATCGAATCCACCATATTGATACTGATCAAGCGATCTGCCAACAGTTGCATTGTCCAGCGTACTCTTCCTTCGGGTGGTTCTGAACAGGCTGTAGCAATCAGGAAGGCTTCTTGTCTTCCGTCAAGCTTACAGGGTTTAGGTGGATGAGGGCGATCGCTTAAGATCAAGTCTAAACCCCCAAATACAAATTCTTCCCGAGTACGCTCGACAGTAGAAACGTGGACTCGTAAAGCTTCTGCAATAGTTTTATCAGTTTTACCCTCATTCGCCATCAACAAAATATGAACACGGGTAATAATTCGCGCTTTACGTTTACCTGTTTTAATCACTGTTCGCAGTTGAGAAACCTCATCTTCACTCAAGTTTACTATGTATTTCTTTGCCATGCTACCCCCCCAAAGCTGTCTTGAGCTAGCTTACCAATTATCGCTATCACCCAGCAAAGTTGCTCTGGTGGACTACTAGCAACCACGCAACTGGGTGGCACTCAACAACCGCAACTGTCCGCAAGCAACCCACCGACTCAAAACCATCCATACCAAGTAACTACAGGGAATACAACCACTGCAATATCCCTACCCAGTTCACGCGAAGCTGACCAAACCAAAGCTATTGAAATTATGGGCAAAGTCAGCGAGGAAAAATTTGAAAATTTCCTCAAATCAAACCAACCTCCTCGTGCAGTAGTCCAAAGCAACAGCAACCTTACCATCAAAATTAACGAATGGACACTAGGGGGAGAAATTAAAGTAGAACGCAGCTATACCAGCCTCAAAGAAGCTACGAGAAACACTCCCTCACACGCTTCAAACCAACCAACTATCGAAGAAATTATCGCCATCGGGAATTCCACTGCGGCACGCGCTGCTAACCCCCAGATTCCAGATAACCCTACTATATCTGGAAAACCAGTACCAATGGTTTATTCGCTACATACGCACGGCGAACCTGATAAAGTACCAGTTGATACAACAATCGATGCCATGCGCGGACACGGTAGGGTACACACAACCAGGGGTGTAGACTACCAAAAAACTTATGGCATAAAAGAGGGAGATATTGCGATCGCAGTTGGTGGGAAAGGCGAAAAAGTCGCTTTTCGGGTAGGTAAGCAATACGAAATTACCCCCCAACTGATTCAAAATCCAGCCTACCAGCAAGCTTGGGCGAAATGGGAAAAACATTCACATTCATATCTTACCCAAACCCAGGCAAGTAAAAGTAAAGTATACGGTTTGTTCATGGAACCCCTTGGGGATTACGCCAACGGCAAGATTGTTCCGTTTCCACCCGTCCAAAAGCAAACTCCCACATCTGTTAATATCAGCCCTGACTCCAAAGACGGATTAGGAGCAGCACTTAGCCTAGCCACTGCACTTGCCAAACAAGAAGGCAAACTACTGAAAATAATTGTAGCGGTGGGTGTAGAACGTTCGCGTAACCGTTGTACTCTAAGATTAAACCCGCTCCCCCGACGGAATAATTTTTTAACTTTTCTTAATTGGTGTTTGACATCATCCCAGAACCTGCTGGGATTGCGCGATAAAGATTCAAACTGCGCCCAGGTAAGTATCTCGTATTCACCTGTATATTCATCTGGGTCAGCACAGAATTTATCAAGCTGTCCCCACCACGCTACCCGTAAAGTATAACCCCAACGAGTAGCTAACTCATAAGTGCGGCGGTACTGGCGCATCACATTTTTATTTGCGATCGCACCCGCATCTGCCCACAAAAGAACATTTTTACAACTGCCCAACTGAGTAGAAGCAGCTTCTAAGTAGCGCTTGAATGTCTCTGGAGAAGAAGCAAACTGACCCCCTGCTGCACCAATTACAATTTGCTTACGCAATTGGGAAATTATCCAAGGTTTGAGAATACCTTCAGCTATACCAATGTCAGTAAACCAAAAAGTTTTTCCTCCAAGGGCGATCGCTAATAATTATTTACGTGGTTTAAGTGCTATATGCTACTCTATTAATTACTAATGCTTATCATGCTTTAAGCCGTTTCAAAAAATGAAATGATGAAAGTAGTGTGTAGCATATTGGCTAAAATCAATTGACTTTTTTCTCAGAAAAATTGGCTCTAACAGACTCAGAAACGCTGGATGAGGTTCTTGAATGCTTGTCGGAAAATATTTCCATTGAAACCCAAGGAGCATGTGACCAAAAAACTTTGTTTGAGATTCTGGTCAAAGCAGCGAGCAGTCAAGATAGTATTGAGAATACAGCTAAAATCTTAAAGAAAATTCCAACAGCGAATGATATTAGATATCACCTCGATAAAATCAATAATTTTGAGGAATTAGAAGCCAAAATAAATCAAGCATTGAAAAGCAGAATACCGACGGGAATAAAAAAAGGTTGTTTAAAGATTGCGATTGATTTAAATTTAATTCCCTACTATGGAAAACAAACAAATGAAGAATTATCATACATATATCGAAGCCAAGCTAAATCTGGTACTTGCTCATTTTATGCCTACGCTACCTTATATGTTCTTACTAAAGGAAAGCGTGTAACCCTGGCGATAAGAGGTGTTCGTTGCTGGGATACCAGCGTCGCTATTATTACTTATTTATTAGCGTCACTTTCTGATTTAAAAATAAAAGTAAAAAAACTTTATCTTGACAGAGGATTCTTTAGTACTGGGAGCATCTCACCTTTGCAAATATAGGTGTAAGTGAGGGAAAATAGTTACACTCTCCTTCACGAGTGGCAAGTGCAACTACTATGACCCCTGAAGACTCCCAACGCCTGGAAGCCTGCTTGGTGGAAGCGGCAGAAATTCTTTATCGGAACACCCAGACTGAAGAACTGAAAAGCTTTGAGAGTTTAGAAAAAGCAGTACGAACCAAGATGAAGCGCGCAAGTAAGTCCAAAAATTGCTTTTTTTTTATCAAACAAGTCACAGGCACAGAAAAAGGTAGAAAAAGAATAGTGAAGAGCGTTCTGGGAAAGGTTATAGTCACGGATAAACAAGCACAAGTATTGGGGTTAAAGCCTTATAGCCAGTTAAGTCCACTATTTGAAAAAAATTGTCTGCTGCTGAGTGGAAACGAATCATTTCAAGATAGTGAGAAAGACTTATTGTTGCATTGACAGGGATGAAAGTATCTCACAGCACCTTACAAAGACTGGTTCATCGGCAGGACTTTCAGGAGCCGCAGACTCTTCAAGGAGTATCAGAGGTTAGTATTGATGGAGGGAAAGTCCGTTTGCGTTCTCAAGTTAAGGGCGTAGAAAGCTATTGGCGAGACTATAAAGCTGTTCGCCTGCAAGGTATTTACTACGGTACATTCTTCCAAGATAATCTGTCCTTAACAGATTGGGTTAATAGTCAACGTCTTGTTTACCCTCTGGTCTGTTTGGGAGATGGCCATGATGGAGTCTGGAATCTGTTTCAGGAGATTGGTAGTGACCAACAAAGGCAGGAAATCTTAGACTGGTATCACTTGAAGGAAAACCTCTACAAGGTTGGTGGGTCAATCAAACGTCTAAAAGCCGCAGAGACTTTTCTTTGGCTGGGTCAGATTGAGTCAGCGATGCCTGCGGCGGGCTACGCCTACGCGCTATTTGTCGATTTGAAAAAAAAGCCCGCCCAAAACTTCATCAACTATCTCAAAAAGCATTCTCAAAGAATTGTTAACTATGAGTATTTATCTGAAGAAGGCTTATGCTCTATTGGTTCTGGCGCTGTGGAATCTGCGGTTAAACAGATCGGTAAGCGATTAAAAATTTCTGGAGCACAGTGGAAATTAGCAAACGTGCCTCGAATGCTACAACTGCGATCTGCTTATCTCAATGGTCAGCTTACTACCTGATATTTTTGCAAAGGTGAGATGCTCCCTTTAGTACTCCTGTAATACGATGGTTACAGGCGTTGGATATTCCATTTCTTATGCCCGCTATCAGAAGAGGAAAACAAGGAGGGATAAAACAATTTTTAAAAGGGAAAAAGAGTTATAAAACGACTTATACAATGGCCAGAGAAAAAGATGATTCAGTCACATTTGATTTCTGGATTATCTGTAAATATAGAAAGGGTCAGCGGGGAAAATTTGGAGTTGAATACTTTACTTATGTCATCCATAAGGTAACAACAAGTTTATCTTACATCCACCAAGACTATCGAAAAAGATTTGGAATTGAAAGTAGCTATCGTCTGAAAAATATCTGTCGGATTAGAACCAATAATAAAAATCCCGTTTTGAGATTACTATTTGTTGGTATATCTTTTCTTCTCGTTAATATTTGGATTAATCTCCTTTGGCTCAAAATTAGTCAAAAAAGAAGAGGTGGTCGGTTAATTTATCGTAAACTTTTCGGGCTTAAACAGATGTTAGCGTTTTTAAGTCAAGCAGTTGAGCGTAAATATCAAGTTGTTGAAGGTATTTATCTTCCATCGGGTTAGTATCAACAAGTTATTAATCAGTCTTACATAAGTAATCATAATCTATATCCGGTCTGTTGGTTAAAGAATTGAGTCTCAACTAGTATCGTAGACTACAAAAACTTTAGCGATCGCCCTTGGAGGAAAAACTTTTTGGTTTACTGAGATTGAGCGATGCTGGTCTTGGCTCAAAAGTCGCATTCGCAAGCAACTTGACCAATATGAGTGTCTACGGGATGCGATGGAGCATATCTTACATCTAGCGTCCTAACCGTTATGGCGACTGCTATAACCCTCTTCTGTCACTTTCCGAAAACATTTGTCATTTCTGAATTAAGCGAGCTTTTGTATAGCAAGGAATCGCGCGATTCTTTTCTAATAACAAATACAAGATCCATTTTTTTCTAATAGTATAGCTTGTATTGATTGCCTCATGAGGCTTAAGCGCGATCGCCCTCCCGGAGAGTGACAGAAGAGGGATAACTAAAGTCCATAGCGCCGAATCCCACTCAAGGGCTGTGTTAGGTAGCAGTGTTGTGGGACTACTGGGAGCATTCTTTGTAGTTACTCCTACAACAGATGCGTGTGTATAAGCGTCATGAGTTTGTTGACTTACCCATAATCGTGTCCTGTAATGTTCAACTAAGGGGACAGCAGACAAATCCACGTACAGAAGCTCAGTTGCAATCATGATGTATATGTCATTGGCACATACATGATTTAATTCTTGTAGCAATGCCGCAATCGTTATTCCTGGATTTGCCCAGAGGTAAGCCAGAACTGTCGAATGTACATCTGTTATCAAATTTGATTTAAATCCCAGGTAATCTGACAAAAACATCAAGTTCTGGGTAAAGACGGGATTCAATTCGGCATCAGTACGAACGCAGTATTTTAGACCAAATTGTGATGCGTGTGCTTCTCCTGGTGGGCAACGCCAATAACCGGATGCTGTTTTTTGATAACGCCCAGGATATTTTTGTGCTAATTTCTCTAGTTCCTTAACTGTTTTCCACTCCTCCCAGCAAGCACCATCATGACGTAATACAAAAAAATCAGGGGTATGATAGTGACCTATATTACGCCCTGCTTGATTTTTATACTGGATTTTGAATGGTGGTGGCTGGTCGTAGAACTCTAAAACTTGTGGGTCGTGTTCCATCAGGTAAATCGCCCACAATTCCACTGTATGGCTCTCGAAATCCACTTCGGTCATAAACAAAAGTAACTGCGGAGTGTTCCTTCAGTGTGGAATTTTCTTTTTGAAGATTTTGTACTTGCGCTTTAAGTCTGTCTAACTCCTTCTCATACCGTGTAATACCTGGAAGAAGTTCTGAGTCCTCCCATGTATTATATGGACAGGTGTTGAGAAAGTTATGAGTGTTTGCTGTCTTTACATGACACCTAGTGCGGCAAACCGCGATATTATAGTCGTGGCATGAGGTATACCATTTAACCAAGACACCATACGAACAACATTGATGGCGACAGCTGTGATTTGGTGCTGTAACCGGACTTTTGGTAGATTGCGGTAACGTGCTTGCCGTAAACCGAAAGCATTTATTGCTTGTGATAAAGTTCCTTCAACACCAGCACGGGTGTTATAACGGTCTTTCCACTCATCAGTACCCTGCTGTTTACGGATAGTTTGAAGGATTTGATGTTCTTCTTGTGGGCGCAATCTTAATTTTCTTGGCTCACTTTCACTTTTTGACTTGACACATAAGTGTCTAAAATCACAGTTTCGGCAGGCTTTGGAGGTAAAGATGCTTTGGCTCATACACGGCTAGGGGCATTCGGTCTTCTGTTGCATCAACGAAGGTAGTGGAACGAGGAATGGGGGGAAAGACTTTTCCGGCGAGAGAGAGTTGTTCAGTAATTGCTCCCAAGGTGCGAGTGTCCTGGGAATTACGGGAATCGTATTTGGTGGGAACGAACCCAGCTATCTCAAGATGACGGTTGACTTTGGTGCGAATCCTGGCGACGGTTTTCAGGAGTTCGTTTGTTCCTTCAAAGGCTTTGAAATGGGTTTCGATGGGGACAAGGACATGAGTAGCGGCTACAAGAGAAATGTAACTTAGCAGTCCCAAACTCGGAGGGCAGTCTATTAAGATGAAGTCGTAATCGTCCCGGATTGGCTCAATAGCT
It encodes:
- a CDS encoding ISKra4 family transposase (programmed frameshift) → MTPEDSQRLEACLVEAAEILYRNTQTEELKSFESLEKAVRTKMKRASKSKNCFFFIKQVTGTEKGRKRIVKSVLGKVIVTDKQAQVLGLKPYSQLSPLFEKNCLLLSGNESFQDSEKDIVALTGMKVSHSTLQRLVHRQDFQEPQTLQGVSEVSIDGGKVRLRSQVKGVESYWRDYKAVRLQGIYYGTFFQDNLSLTDWVNSQRLVYPLVCLGDGHDGVWNLFQEIGSDQQRQEILDWYHLKENLYKVGGSIKRLKAAETFLWLGQIESAMPAAGYAYALFVDLKKKPAQNFINYLKKHSQRIVNYEYLSEEGLCSIGSGAVESAVKQIGKRLKISGAQWKLANVPRMLQLRSAYLNGQLTT
- a CDS encoding ParA family protein — encoded protein: MRRIIAIFNQAGGVAKSTITQNLGYHLAQLKHRVLLIDMDPQGSLTIFMGLLPRELNKTVYDAIVEEQPLSIHQGIHGMDLAPTNTTLSTAEMLLVNAELRDFRLKEAIEPIRDDYDFILIDCPPSLGLLSYISLVAATHVLVPIETHFKAFEGTNELLKTVARIRTKVNRHLEIAGFVPTKYDSRNSQDTRTLGAITEQLSLAGKVFPPIPRSTTFVDATEDRMPLAVYEPKHLYLQSLPKL
- a CDS encoding transposase is translated as MSQSIFTSKACRNCDFRHLCVKSKSESEPRKLRLRPQEEHQILQTIRKQQGTDEWKDRYNTRAGVEGTLSQAINAFGLRQARYRNLPKVRLQHQITAVAINVVRMVSWLNGIPHATTIISRFAALGVM
- a CDS encoding TnsA endonuclease N-terminal domain-containing protein translates to MTEVDFESHTVELWAIYLMEHDPQVLEFYDQPPPFKIQYKNQAGRNIGHYHTPDFFVLRHDGACWEEWKTVKELEKLAQKYPGRYQKTASGYWRCPPGEAHASQFGLKYCVRTDAELNPVFTQNLMFLSDYLGFKSNLITDVHSTVLAYLWANPGITIAALLQELNHVCANDIYIMIATELLYVDLSAVPLVEHYRTRLWVSQQTHDAYTHASVVGVTTKNAPSSPTTLLPNTALEWDSALWTLVIPLLSLSGRAIALKPHEAINTSYTIRKKWILYLLLEKNRAIPCYTKARLIQK
- a CDS encoding reverse transcriptase-like protein, with the translated sequence MAAATWAVSTTREGSNSKNQNQVEQEVERQKKVSNFVYASFPQEILKQIETLQFTDFTLTGHDRKSQIIKLENQVSPQEVRFNISEHKDSKGNTVIRDVIEVKSLVTGKYETFANINATDGKLPIGTTATGNIERGEVYTATITTKIPGLPQLNFQAKELQKFQCKDQNFSGEQVNLTIIKDKLEREDYVITFKSGNKEEKLGTLSKESVKVGIEQGWLAEKPGQSGQKLQLEITSIAIGENAFAIGKTSNGNLVRIDINDKLKNREFKGQEISVTIISIGSVAPRTTSEGIASAVITKYNQQVQLTQILAKLETNTVQTAYSGDSDRALYQSLINGLTEAASTGYKSIRIESSNNKFLENFLFCCPREDLKPLHEQAKTLLQQFDKHELSWQHSQINPAYQLARTTAHKLVVHQANFAGSGRRV